The following are encoded together in the Oreochromis aureus strain Israel breed Guangdong linkage group 18, ZZ_aureus, whole genome shotgun sequence genome:
- the LOC116329462 gene encoding tumor necrosis factor receptor superfamily member 14-like isoform X2 yields the protein MAAEERMPLVEKRGTVVQRDCTAYSGTRCRFCELGTYVNQLNGLSHCFPCTTCDTGHGLFVKRNCTPKTDTVCDVLNGYHCKDLIDSNGCSLAEKHSQCAAGQRIKEPGTSRSDTVCEDCQPGFFSRDGVNCTAWKICSNRQIKVKGSSTSDVVCGRTSSQHYFVFLPFLLCSVAFTSLVTG from the exons GTACAGTTGTTCAGAGAGACTGCACAGCATATTCAGGAACTCGGTGCCGTTTCTGTGAACTGGGGACTTACGTGAACCAACTCAATGGTCTATCTCACTGTTTCCCCTGCACTACCTGTGATACAG gtcATGGTCTCTTTGTCAAGCGGAACTGTACACCAAAAACTGACACAGTGTGTGATGTTTTAAATGGATATCACTGCAAAGATTTGATAGACAGTAATGGATGTAGTTTGGCAGAGAAACATTCACAGTGTGCAGCTGGTCAGAGGATAAAAGAACCTG GAACCAGCAGAAGTGACACAGTGTGTGAAGACTGTCAGCCAGGCTTCTTTTCCAGGGACGGTGTGAACTGCACGGCTTGGAAAAT TTGCTCAAACAGACAGATAAAGGTCAAAGGAAGCTCAACCAGTGACGTTGTCTGTGGGAGAACATCAAGTCAACattactttgtgtttttaccttttttgctttgctcaGTAGCATTTACTAGCCTCGTAACAGGTTAG